The Sebastes umbrosus isolate fSebUmb1 chromosome 1, fSebUmb1.pri, whole genome shotgun sequence genome includes the window GAATAATCTTACCTGAGAGGGATAAACACCCGGAGGAAGCGGTCCGCTGCGATAGCGGCGAGAGACAAAATTGAGACGAGGGTCAACAGGATGAGCACGCAGCTGATGAAGAGACAGCCGTGGAATGAAGTCTTCACTCGTCCGTCCACCACCACAGCCAGCGGTATGGCCACGCAGCCGACCATGAAGTCAGCTACAGCCAGACAGACAATGAGGCAGAAGGTGGGCTGCTGAATGCTTTTACTGGTCCACAGCGCCAAAATAACCAACATGTTACCGACACAGCAGTTGACAGCGATGAGCACCTCCAACAACGTGTAGATCACTTCTCCCACATCCATTGTGCCTCCTATCTGTCTGATGTTTGACAGTTAATGGTGTGCAGCGTGTCTGAATGTGAGTCTGAGCCTGAATGTGCTGTGTTGttccatttatcatttatctCGCTCTTGTGAAACCTTTGAGGAAGTCCTTGGTTTTTCAGCGGTTAATGTTACGGTGCAGGGGGCCGAACAGACAGgaaggacccaaatgcagattCGGAGACAGGCAGATTTAACAAAGATATATTAATAGAGCAGTAAGTACAGCTGACAGATACAGGAAAACAAAACTTCTCACAACGAACAAAGACAAACCGACAAAGAAAGGAACTGAGGTGGTATTAGTAGTGACGGACTAACTGgggaagtgagaacaggtgCGCAGGAGGTGAGGTGAGTACAGGACtaatgagggacaggtgaaactgaTCAGGGCGGAGCAGACAATCAAAAAggctggaaaacacacaaagacaggaagtgaagacAAAAACCAgtggcagtgattggtagacatttttaaaggattacagcagctacagatgacggctcttttccggtcctttttcagagctcatcagtaatggatcgctgtcggggtgtaaagaccatttcaaccaatatatcaaatagtgtatactggataacatcgtcaaccctgcctttaagtacaGAAGTCATTTGACAAAGAAATCAACTTTGAGTTCTggttcacacgggacacaaacagcgctctcttgggtgaaagtcctgagttttttgaagaaaaaaaatgaaaataaaatagtaaaataagataaaatgaataaaaacgtCTCTCTCCCAGATAGAGAGTGTCGTCGCCTTTCTTTCAGTGGGCTTAGTAAGTAATCCCCTCACTGAGATTACAGAAGCACCAGTAGAGACATCAAGTTAACTTTACATGTGTGGATTCTTGAATATTATTCCATTGTTTATAATACCGCTCCATCATTGAAGGCCACATTCAACACAACAATGTAAAGGTTGTATAGTAGAGTTCAGAAGTATTCAtgacttgtgtttgtgtttcagaggGCAGGACTCCTCTGTGTTTTTGGCCTCCTGGGGCAGCTGAGTGTGGACAAcaaccagccaatcagatcccagGAAGACCCAGCACCACAGCGGACCACAGGACCACTTTCAGCACCCTAGTGAGTCCAACCCCCAAAACCCCCGACACCACCCGCTCCACCCACCAAGCAGGGACGATGAGGACCGCCCCCTCCTGAACAGCACAGAGGACGTGTCTCtcagcttattgttttggttttgcatcCATGTGGTTGATTCTCATAAATGtggtttccagcagcagcatgaagctgttgtcagaaaaacaacaacacagccagacaaaacctaaaaacaaagttagcaactagctggagagaaaaatggaacatttagcagctaaagagacggATATTTTTCCTCAACAGTTAATTGACAAagagagctaaaaggagagtgaatattggacttgggtggacagaaacatgactccagaTAAATGCTAATgccgctctgtgtctgctggttgtgaaaaaagaaattaaaatacaaataggAATAAGGTTTCATGTCCAGACAAGATTTAGAAAAAGTTATTCACATCTGTATCCCCAGCAGGGTGAATTATTTTAATGGTCTTCCCAACGATAGCAGCACATTCACAACACTGCATtgtaaaaaatcaatcaatcaatcaataaatcaaatgctctgacaaaaaagaaagaaatctagTTTCTAAAaacgaatgaaatgattggatgggcagacaggtagacagggtagacaggtagacaggtaggtaggtagacagactacctgtctgtctacctacctacctcaGCTCACTATATGCTTGATTTAGCCAATTATTTCAAGCAATATTACTGTCATAaatgaaaactaaattaaatatatttaaatatatttaatttagttgCAGTTTTAAGTAAgaccccttttatatatatatatatacatatatatatatgtatatatatatatatatgtatatactgtatagtccATGCTGCCTTATTTCATTTAATCATCAATTTCTTATTTAATTGATCAATTATTTTTTCGTGCCGAAATATGaaaccaacattttttaattaatgtgaTAACAGTATCCATTCAAACAgattttttatcatttgtaaattgtatatgtatatatatatatatatatatatatatatatcaattgattaaaatatttaatcgcaaattaatcgcacattttttatgttttacaaaatgtaccttaaagggagatttgtcaagtatttaatactctcatcatcttgggagtgggcaaatatgctgctttatgcaaacgtatgtatatatttattattggaaatcaattaacaacacaaaacaatgacacatttgtccagaaaccctcacaggtactgcatttagcataacaaatattctcagatcataacatggcaaactcaagtccaacagacaacaacagctgtcagtgtgtcagtgtgctgacttgactatgacttgccccaaaactgcatgtgattatcataaagtgggaatgtctgtaaaggggagactcgtgggtacccatagaacccattttcattcacatatcttgaggtcagaggtcaacggacccctttgaaaatggccatgacagttttttcccttttctccaGTAAACTGCACTATTTGCACGGCACTTTGTTTGATAAGTAAACATAAATGTTTACTGGAACTGCCAAAATTTGGGGTTAACATTCAGTTCAGTTAGCGTTGTATCCACTCAGACAGGGGCGGGTAGATGAGGCACCAAAATAATTGGTGCGTGATACCTCGAGTCTGTCTATAAGACCGACCTGAAAGAGACGAAGAGGCATCGAAGCCATGATGAAGACTTTgtatgttgctgctgttgtgctGAGTCTCACCTCAGTGTGCCAGCCTGCGTTGCTGGCCTGTGAGAAGCTGCTGAAGCCAGTGGACAAAGGTCCAGATGTAAGTCTCGTTCCTCATTTATAACTAACTAACTGCTTTATTAGGCAAAACTCAACTGAACCCAACATGAACATTTAGAaagtcaaaaaaagaaaaaaatcccttCTTTTGTTATTTCAGGTGTCTGGGAGTTGGTACATCATTGCCGTGGCCACAGAGAGCTGTTTGGCTACAACATTACTGAATTCTGTTTTTTGGCCAAGTATTGAAGTGATCATTACCTCTATGAGCACACCGAACCTCTACAGTTCcaagtttaagtttaaaatgtaaGCAGTCTTTTATCGTGTAATGGTTGTTAATTTGTTGGCATGAATCTGATGCATCTAACATCACCATGTCCTGTACAGTTGTTGTTTCAGTTGTTACATCTTTGATAAAACATTTGCAGGTATGGATATTGCGAAAACAAATTTGAAGAATTTCTGTATGAGAACAACAACCTGTTTGCGGTCGACAGCAACAGTAAGAGTTTtgtgtatattctgtatatatagtgtttaaTTGTCTCTGCTTCTTCTAATCACTATTTTAAACTTTTACACTGCAGACTACTAATGGATTCTGTGTTATTATCATCCACAAAAAAtgctatataataataataataataataataataataataataataataatataaaagatagaaaattaaataaattctaAACAATGCACAATGCCAACACATTTAAGCCCTCTTGTAGACTTTGAAATAATTTGTAGGACACTGAAATACAGCTGTTGCactttatgttttgtgatatttttcaaTCTTGTTATATTCTCTAATGTAAtttcttttatcattttaaaaattatatttgtattCCTAAACATTCTGATACAGGTGTAGTGTTAATGTGATTATGATATGATAGTTTTAATGTAAAccatttaatgtattattaccATTCACATTCTTCTTACGTTCCCAACAGATGCTCCAACTGGTAATCCAGATGTGCTGCTGCAGAGTGGCTGTCCTGACTGCATGGCTGTAAAGAAGGAAGACAAAAACATCATTAGCTCTTTCTTGCTCTTCAGTAAGGACAACAGAGggataaaataagaaaatatgtaataatatttCCAATAATGGTGATATACAGTAAAATATAGCTTAACACTAATACTCACTGCAGGAAGATATTTGTGTAATGATAACTACGCGATGAAGTGaaaccgtagttctctgacacgcttggaaagggaggagtgagctgaggggtactcagtcggttgcagtcttcaacctcaccactagatgccattAAATCCTAATAGCATGTACTGTAAACATATATTCAGTTAGAGGGTTAAACTGCTGTATTCTGTAGATATTCTAAGACAGAATATGATCACAAGGCTTTTATCTCAAATGTGTCCCCTCTTCAACAGGTAGGAGAGAGAATGTCACCGCtgctgagctgaaggagtttgaGTCCCAGGCAGAGTGTCTCGGCTGGTCCAAACCACAGGTCTTAAACTCAGATCACGGTGAGACTTGAAAAAAAGGAGTTTTTACAGCCAATATATGAAAACAAAGGGAGTGTATATAGTGGCACCAACCTATAATATTCTCTGCAGTGCCGTATTTAGTATGCAATATATGGCATGGTAAAAGTTATTGaggggtgcaagcggccgaaatgggtttcctcaggagggtggctggcgtctcccttagagatagggtaagaagctcagtcatccgtgagggactcggagtagagtccttgctcctttgcgtcgaaaggagccagttgaggtggttcgggcatctagcacggatgcctcctgggcgcctcccttgggaggtgttccaggcacgaccagctgggaggagaccacggggaagacccaggactaggtggagagattatatctctactctggcctgggaatgcctcgggatcccccagtcagagctggttaatgtggcccgggaaagggaagtttggggtcccctgctggagctgttgcccccgcgacccgaccccggataagcggttgaagatggatggatggatatggCATGGTAAAAGTTATTGAGGGGTTGTAATTAATTGCCATGTACATGAGAGAATTCCGTGTAAAATGTATCTAGACAGTACtgttatttttctaattttcttttttgctccCTTCACAGATGATGAAAACTGCCCGCCACTTGACGATGTTGACATGGAGAATATGAGAATATATTCCATGATTTTTCAAAGAATGAAGAACACGTACAGTGTGCAACTCaactgtctttcagagacttttttttattaccccATCATGGCCTATGAGTGGGTTAAGCAACAGTGGGGTACTATTTGGTGAATGTGCAAGGGTACTGCTTTAATAAATATTCACTCACACCAATCAGATGTCAAGTTGTTTTGAAGGGAGTCGATTACTGtttgatttaatgttttatagacTCTCAAACCTAACAACCTTTTTCCTTCATTCAGGTTTTTAATAGTACtctaaagtgtttgtttttttttacaacaaagaCAATATTTTCTCTCCTTCAGACAATGCACCATAACTACACACTAACACAATTTACTGACACAGGTAAGTAGAAAAGAGACATCATTATTGTTAATGTTACACTTGAggttttcctgctatgacatgtaCACATGGCAGTTAAAATTAAACTCTCAATTCCCAAGGTTAATCACTGACATAGGCCTATGTGAtgtcaaaatattagaaacattaTTCAATATAGTTCACAGCACAAACACAGCCTCCATGTCACCCATgacacaacaaaaaacattctgaTAAGCTTTGTGATGAAGGACTCATTGCAGATTTGTGGTATTGGACTTCATTAAATTTAGCTAAATAGCCACAAAATGAACTTGAATATCAGTGTATGCCCCTCCCCTGCCCTGTGAAATATGGTCTTATATTTGATGTTGATCCACGATAAAATAATTTTACAGTCAGAGGTGAACCCCTTTATACTACTGTATGAAACCAAATTTAAACACTGTTGACAGAAACAAGTGAAATATTGGACTCTACTGTGTGATCTTTCATCACTGTCACAAAGACAGTGTACagaaaattgcaaaatctggctcagtaatgattattttaaaagTATGATGTGCTTCAGCCGTATCACGTCATGTTTGCTGGTAAGAAGCTTTCTTGTGATTGAAGGGTCACTGTTTGATCCCGCACCAAACAAATAGATCAGACTGGTGGCAGTGGGCAGCAGTCCACCACGATAGCCTTGTTCCACACTTCTAAATCTGATTTGTTCAGTGATTCAGATAGAATAAATGAACCAAGTGTAATGAAATGGCAATCctgtgattatttatttttaatgatagGTCTACTCCTTCATGTTCGATCAAAAGCTGAACACCACCTCCTTTGATGTCAACCACTGGATTAATCTGGTAGGGTGGCACCGGGGCAAAATCAGCCAAGAGGCCCTGATTAATGATTAATGTTCAGTTAAATTAGCATATAACAGTTGAGACAACACGCCTGCTAGCCCATGGATTTCTGGGGTGGGAGGTTACCTATCTGGTTGgcggaggtggaagaagtattcagatgttttactcaagtaaaagtagcaatactactgtgtaaaatactctgttacagataaaagtcctgcattcaaacctTTACTAAAGTATAGACATAAAAGTAAACTTAAGGTAACAAACATAAAAGTTCTCATTCTGCAGAATGGctcatttcagaatcatattactgtattataattagtgatgcattgaTGTGTACATCACTTAAACATTGCAGGTAAAGGTGCAgctttattttgattttaaatattttatatgctagtgtagcttaatctataataatatatcataattaatttgttaattaatatttttgaatatatataatataatttaatattatataatataattaatattattgaaatagtaactaaagttgtgtgttaaatgtagtggagtaaaaaaatacaatatttattacagtcctgcattcaaacctttacttaaaggtcccatattataaaaaaaagtgagattttcatgttttttattataaagcaggcttaagtcctatataaatactgtgaaagtatcgaaacactcaattcacagggaaatacacacagcccgtattcagaaactctgcatttgaaacaagcagtcaggatttctttccattcgtgatgtcacgaatatacaatatttagaccctttacacaattttaaatgtaaacattctaaatgtgtcccagtttattcctggttgcagtgtaagtgaatgtcatcagctgacaggaagtacaaatGTACCCaatctgttgcctagcaacgcaattctgttgcaattccgtcaaaatgcactaaaacggagcgtttcagacagaggggtaaatacaggcacattcaggctgacagtatgaggaaaataaaagtttttttgaacattacagtaaacatgttctagtagaaacacaaaatacaagtattaacctgaaaatgagcataatacgggacctttaagtacagaCATAAAATCTTTActtacttaaagtaccaaaaataaaagttctcattctgcagaatggctcatttcagaatcatattactgtattataattagtgatgcattgaTGTGTACATCACTTAAACATTGCAGGTAAAGGTGCAgctttattttgattttaaataaactggggaaaaaaagttcggaaacttgtgtttggtggattatttctctgctgttacaatgctaatggtcattgtattttacatcactggaaagcctgtttatttaccttcacaatgatgcccaacttgtaaggatcatgcatttgtgggatgagcagcacaactGATTATGttggtagcgcccaagaaaaatttgccaaaacgCTCtatcaatggtaaacagtgtattctcctgttggtattgactcttgttttgagctcttgttttgtttgtgtgcatgggGCCTGTTGGGTGCTGCGCCCTACTAAAGTGATCATTTGGTGTCTGCTCCAAGCATCGGCATGCGACGTTTATCTAATCTGGATAAGGCCCGTGCAATAGGGCAAGTTGAAGCTGATGTTCCGCAAAACCAAGTTGCAGCATTATTTGGAGTCAGCCCTGGTACCATCTCCAAACTGAAGGCCAAGTTGTGATGTAAAAGACAGACTGCGAAGTAGGCATCCCAGGAAGACAACAGCCCAGGAAGACCGGTCCATCACCCTTACAGCACTGAGGAACCGTAGACTGTCTTCTAGAGATTTGCAGGCAAGGCCAATCTCAGagctcataaggctaccaggaagcctgcgaTGAATGCCCTTCAccatcaggcccgtttgcgctggtgtcgacaacgcagataatggaacctgaacatgtgggggaatgtcaatttgaaatcaacatgttttaattaatGTGATAACAGTATCCATTCATACAgattttttatcatttgtaaattttatatgtatatagtatatatatcaattgattaaaatatttaatcgcaaattgatcgcacattttttatcttttcaaaatgtaccttaaagggagatttatcaagtatttaatactcttatcaacatgggagtgggcaaatgtgctgctttatgcaaatgtatgtatatatttattattggagatcaattaacaacacaaaacaatgacaattatcatccagaaaccctcacaggtactgcatttagcataaaaaatatgctcaaatcataacatgttaaactgaagcccaacaggcaacaacagctgtcagtgtgtcactgtgctgacttgactatgacttggcccaaactgcatgtgattatcataaagtgtgcatgtctgtaaaggggagactcgtgggtacccatagaacccattttcattcacatgtcttgaggtcagaggtcaagggacccctttgaaaacggccatgacagtttttcctcgccaaaatttagtgtaagtttgaaGTGTTACTtatcctccttcacaacaagctagtatgacatggttgttaccaatggattcattaggtttgtctggtttcatatgatgccagtatcttcactctagttttaaaactgagcccgctacaacctaaatatcgcaagttgcattaatgctttaGAGCAGGGGTCTTCAACATTTTTCAGGCCAAGGACCCCCAaactgatggagagatggagcagggaccccctactatatatattgtataaaattgtgttttatattaaactGAGCCTAGTGCCATGTATAAATGTACCTTGTTATTGTGCATTCAATACTAAGCTATTCAAATAATACACAGGTtcctatattcatttttttatttttaacatgtgCAAGGTACAATGAGTagataaattgtaataaataataataataaaaaaaaataagaagaagaaaatttCGCGACCCCCCTGCAGTATCTCTGCGGACCCTCTAGGGGTCGCGGACCCCCTGTTGAAGACCTCTGCTTTAGAggaaattagtgtcgttaaaatgTGTTCGCACTAACGCATTACTATCatcgtgtatatatataacatgaggagaacatgcaaactccacacagaagaacCCCAAgacgggtttgaacctgcgaccctcttactgtgaggcgacagtgctagtGTCACTCTTACTTGTAATGGAATATTTGTATACtatattgttacttttactttaatgaAAGATctacatgtcttttttttgtatctattgcacatttcctgtgaaaacagtacATTTGACCTACCTCCCAAAGCGCCCCAGAGGTTCTAactgggaaacacacacacacacacacacacacacacacacacacagacacaaacacaaacacacacacacacacacacacacagacacacactctgaaTTAATCCTCCTCCAGTATGACACTTGCTCTGTCCTCTTAGCTAGCAACAAGAAGACTTCACAACTGGACCGTTTACCCTCTTCAAAAAGGTTTCACAACATCTAGACCAAAatccatttattaatgatttattaacatttacGACTGCAGACTCAATGGCCTGCTGTACAAACTGCCTCTAATGGCTTATTAACATTTAGCGGGGGTAAATTCATCAATTATGTATAATTTCTGACATGGCACTAGGATCTAATGGTGATTAACCTTCTGTGCTTTTCTACACCAGACCGGTAAgacattttctttaatttacaaAAGGTTATACACTAAAGTCGTTTGGAATACATCAGCCTGAGCTCCACCAAATACAGTAGCCCTGAgaatataaataatagtaatgatgataataataataataataataataataataataataataataataataataatacataaaagtGAGACAATTTGGTCCGTCTGGTGGTGTAAAGATTTTGACAAAATGTGGAAGAATTGACCCTGAAAGTTTTAAAACTGcaaaacagagaggaaacacaaccCTCACAGACCCCGTGTCCCTTTTCTCCAGTTAACTGCACTATTTGCATGCACTTTGTTTGATAAGTAAACATAAAGGTTTACTGAAAATGCTAACATTTGGGGTTAACATTCAGTTCAGTTGGCGTTGTATCCACTTAGACAGGGCTGGGTAGATGAGGCACCAAAATAATTGGTGCGTGATACCTCGGGTCTGTCTATAAGACCGACCTGAAAGAGACGAAGAGGCATCGAAGCCATGATGAAGACTTTgtatgttgctgctgttgtgctGAGTCTCACCTCAGTGTGCCAGCCTGCGTCGCTGGCCTGTGAGAAGCTGCTGAAGCCAGTGGACAAAGGTCCAGATGTAAGTCTCGTTCCTCATTTATAACTTACAAACTGCTTTATTAGGCAAAACTCAACTGAACCCAACATGAACATTTagaaagtcaaaaaaaaaaaaaatcccttcttTTGTTATTTCAGGTGTCTGGGAGTTGGTACATCATTGCCGTGGCCACAGAGAGCTGTTTGGTTACAACATTACTGAATTCTGTTTTTTGGCCAAGTATTGAAGTGATCATTACCTCTATGAGCACACCGAACCTCTACAGTTCcaagtttaagtttaaaatgcAGTCTTTCATCGTGTAATGGTTGTTAATTTGTTGGCATGAATCTGATGCATCTAACATCACCATGTCCTGTACAGTTGTTGTTTCAGTTGTTACATCTTTGATAAAACATTTGCAGGTATGGATATTGCGAAAACGAAACAGAAGAATTTCTGTATGAGAACAACAACCTGTTTGCGGTCGACAGCAACAGTAAGAGTTTTGTTTAATATTCTGTGTGCACCAGTGTTTAATTGTCTCTGCTTCTTCTAATCACTATTTTAAACTTTTACGCTGCAGACTTCTAACGGATTCTGTGTTATTATCATCcacaaaaaaatgataataataataataataataataataataataataataataataataataataataataataataataatataaaagatagaaaattaaataaattctaAACAATGCACAATGCCAACACATTTAAGCCCTCTTGTAGACTTTGAAATAATTTGTAGGACACTGAAATACAACTGTTGCACtttatattttgtgatatttttcaaccttgTTATATTCTCTAATGTCAtttcttttatcattttaaaaattatatttgtattCCTAAAAATTCTGATTTGGGTGTAGTGTTAATGTGATTATGATATTATAGTTTTAATGTAAAccatttaatgtattattaccATTCACATTCTTCTTACGTTCCCAACAGATGCTCCAACTGGTAATCCAGATGTGCTGCTGCAGAGTGGTTGTCCTGACTGTATGGCTGTTATGCGGGAAGACAAAGACGTCAATATATTTGTGTAATGATAACTACGCGATGAAGTGaaaccgtagttctctgacacgtttggaaagggaggagtgagctgaggggtactcagtcggttgcagtcttcaacctcaccactagatgccattAAATCCTAATAGCATGTACTGTAAACATATATTCAGTTAGAGGGTTAAACTGCTGTATTCTGTAGATATTCTAAGACAGAATATGATCACAAGGCTTTTATCTCAAACGTGTCCCCTCTTCAACAGGTAGGAGAGAGAATGTCACCGCtgctgagctgaaggagtttgaGTCCCAGGCAGAGTGTCTCGGCTGGTCC containing:
- the LOC119497319 gene encoding uncharacterized protein LOC119497319; its protein translation is MMKTLYVAAVVLSLTSVCQPALLACEKLLKPVDKGPDVSGSWYIIAVATESCLATTLLNSVFWPSIEVIITSMSTPNLYSSKFKFKMYGYCENKFEEFLYENNNLFAVDSNNAPTGNPDVLLQSGCPDCMAVKKEDKNIISSFLLFSRRENVTAAELKEFESQAECLGWSKPQVLNSDHDDENCPPLDDVDMENMRIYSMIFQRMKNTYSVQLNCLSETFFYYPIMAYEWVKQQWGTIW